GAAGGAATAATACATCAAACTACTTGTACATAtacaccacaacaaaatgaaattgtggaaagaaaacataaacaccTCTTAGAGGTGGCAAGATGCTTAATGTTCCAATCTAAACTtcccaaaatattttggacTGATGCTATCCTTACAGCcacatatataatcaatagACTTCCAACACCTATTTTAAAATGGAAATCTccctatgaaattttatataacaaacCTATtgattattctcattttaaaacttttggatgtttttgttttgccACTAACAACTTGCCTAacaaaactaaatttgaaccaagagcattgaaatgtatttttttaggatATGCTATGAATCAAAAGGGCTACAAAGTTTATGACTTAGATAAAAGATTGGTACTATTTTCAAGAGATGTCAGATTTCAAGAGAATGTGTTCCCTTATCATGAAGAACAAACAGACCCTTTATCTTGTTCCTTGCCCCTAATTATGACTGAGTTAGAACCTAGCCAAACAGATGAATATGAACAAAACATAGAAATACAGGAACTCGATACTAATGCAGGAAATACAGAAAATTCACCTCAAACCAATGTTGAGAgtaatgaaaatatgaaaaatttaactcTAAGAAGATCATCTAGGGTCGTTACTAAACCAGCAAggtatcatgattttatatgtAACCACACAGAAAGTGATTTAGACATATACAGTGTTACATATTTGCCTCATATGCATGAGTATATACTTACTGCTCACCAATCACCCCAAGAACCTAAGAGTTAAACACAAGCTGTCAAAGATAGTATGTGGATTAATGATatggaaaatgaaataaaagcacTAGAAGATAATCATATTTGGGACATTACCgtaatgtttggattagtgttttgggtgtttttgttttggtgttttggagatagagagagaaaaatagagataagttagtatgtgttttgagatagattgtatgtttggatttgtgttttgatataatataaaatagtagaaaataagtggtgtaggtttgatgttgggatttgggagacaggagttactgttcattgtcaaatcatgtcttttaatatatatatttagtaatatatatatatatatgtatgtatatagtattttgtttgtttgtgaagtataatatatatatttatgttaagtaattttttttattgaggcatttatttttatattttaaacagtatttataatttaaatgcaTGATTGAATACATTGTAGTATTGTCTCTTAAATGGTTTTGTTAGACtttatatttggaataaaaaaatataatatattaaatttaaataaaaaatttagaattacgtatgtattattggtatattgtcctcaaatttcaaatttcttaaatatttcattgaaataggaaaaattataagtataaaatatttaatatagtctaagttgaaattttttttatgaaagcGTTAAATGCTCTATATAacgtgttgaaaatagattcgttaaaattttacattttcgaacagataaattttattagataattgaagtaataaaaatacgaaTTAGATATATAGTATTGATATATTGTCAGTAGTGTACGAAACTACTACAGTATTTTTCGTTAGGTAGAaaagttttatatttcttaactAAGTAGCATtgaaaaatatctttaatatcaatgatttcataagttaataattattttttagtagtaattattgcttacatttcacatatattatatattaaataattttttaaacatataatgaaaataattttaaaaaaaaacaattaaatctcAGTTGCTTTGGTGTTGAATAGATTTGTTTAGATTAAATCGGTGTggtgaaaattatttcatggTCGTTTATATTCGTGGTGAAAATAATTGCTTGATAAATCGAACAATAGCCActcaatatttttgaaatattttttacaaatattgttTGTCATGTAAAGAACGATGTGttgagtaaaaaatacaaaaataattaaaggtcAGTGAATAAGTATCGATTAGTTAAAAACAGAATAgaggaaatattttatttgtaccATATAAAGCTGTCATATTTTTAGGGAATTGTTAAAATCTTAAAACACATCGGCACGACATATAAGAAACGAATGCGTTTGACAATGACAAACTGCTCGAGTACTTGTTCCAgctttactaattaaatcaacattTGACGTAGAGTTTTCATATTCGGCCATTGTAATTCTAAGGACCGTCACGCCGCCNNNNNNNNNNNNNNNNNNNNNNNNNNNNNNNNNNNNNNNNNNNNNNNNNNNNNNNNNNNNNNNNNNNNNNNNNNNNNNNNNNNNNNGCACGGTGTGACTGCTCTCGCTGTCCGGTGCATCGCCGTGGGCCTCAGCAGGAACATCTGGCAACATCAATGGGCCCCAAACCTCTAGCATACTGGGATAATGTGGCTCTGGATAATGATAGTACCGTCTAGCCAACGGAAAGTGCTGCAAAATGGTCAATTGAAAGGTGTTTGTGCGTTGCAAAATAATGTATGTAGTTTGAAATGACAATTGTTAAATGGATTTCATTACATTTGCAATAACATGACGTACCCGTGACGCGTGTGGTCGTACCTCGGAGGGAAACACCATAACAAATgtttcaatatcataaaaaaccCCTGTTAGCTGAGTGCTGCCGTGAAACTAGCGAAATCGATTTTTAAACTCGTAGAACTTAGCACGGACTTGCTCTCGTGTGTAGGAGTATCGAAAATATCTTCGTAATGCACGTGCCCAATGACCCATTTGTGTCTCTGCAAGTGCATCGTCTCTCATGGGCGTTCTGGTGTTGTCGTCTAGTATCATCCACATGAAGCGCTGCTCAACATTTAAAGTCCAGTGATCCTCCTGTGGAAATCCAGCACTCTCTAGATATCTACGATATGCCATGTCTGCACAGAACAATGGTCAGAAAATAGTAATGTGCGACGTCGTACCATCTGCACGAGTTGCTAATATATGAAATGTCATTATTGCTTGGATTAATGCATCACCTATTTTATTCAATGTCAACAAATTACGTACATCATCCTACACTTGATTCCTACTAAACGATCATATAGCATTCGATCGATAGGCAGAGTGAATATCAAAAAAAGGTTTAAATAGTTTAGATATGATTGTCCAGTTCTTCCATCATTGTGGGTTATTTGGATGGTGAGCTGCCCACATTTGTAGCGCTATGTTATCTCGGAGGGTGCGTTGCGCTTCTAACTCAGAAGTGGTTGGATGTCCCCTATGGTAAAAGGAATCCATGTCAGGAGGAGTGTCTTCATCCGGTTCGTTGAATATGATGTCATCGTTGTTGTATCCCCGAATGAAGTTATGAAGTGTGCAACATGCGATTACGATATCGACCTGGTGGTTTTGAAGGTAACTCGGCATCCCCCACTGTAATATTGGAAAACGTTTCTTCAGTACACCAAAACAACGTTCAATTACATTTCGTAACCTTGAATGTGCATGGTTAAACATGTCCTGTGGGGTCTGATAGCGACGACCTTGTCCCCTCCACTCTTGTAGGTGATACCTTGTCCCTCGATAAGGAGCAAGAAAACATTGGTAGTTTGCGAAACCCGCGTCGACCAAATAATACTTACCTGCGTTGTAAGAAGATATTGTCATAAGGAGAACCGCTAGTACCACCTACTTTCTTTTTAAGCAAGATATTCGATGCAATGCAGCAAATATATTTCATCGTCTCACCGATCGGcggaaatgaaaaatttagatCTTGTGATACTGCATGGTCCAGGACCCGGACATCGGCGGCACTTCCTTCCCACCCCACATAGACATAGGTGAAATTCATATCGAAGTCACATATTGCTAGTACATTCTGTGCAAGGTGACCTTTATGCGACCGGTACCGGTTTTGGTCAACTCGAGGGACCCAAGCAGGTATCAACGTCCCATCCATCGCTCCGACACAGTCCTTCATCGGACGCGCAATGCACAGTTTAGTTACATTAATTACTTAGTATGTGAAATACTAGCTTCCATTAATTACGCTATGAACAATGATGTGGAAACTGCTGAAAATGTACCTTGAAGTATGGGTAGAAATCACGGTTACTTGCCACTCTCGGATGTGTATTCGTAAAATCCGGACGAGTTATTAGCTCTGGGGCCATTGCGCACAAAGCAGAAAGCACACGATGGAATCTACTATGAATAGTCTCCAGTGAGTGTTGAAATAGCTCCATATTGTTGCGGTGTCTTTTATGCATGCCGACCGTCTGCATGAAGAGTGCAACCTCCTCGATTGAGGTAACCCTGGATGTCTGACCATGCGGCAGTAACCCTCTACAAGTTAATG
This Sesamum indicum cultivar Zhongzhi No. 13 linkage group LG5, S_indicum_v1.0, whole genome shotgun sequence DNA region includes the following protein-coding sequences:
- the LOC110012003 gene encoding uncharacterized protein LOC110012003 isoform X1 — its product is MDYTTLTVTCFRNKSTPEIHHRKLITEVLAPDLGGNWMNWKMWTLLELDRFHGDGNADQNDASHDECSIALPVLGQTWGMPSYLQNHQVDIVIACCTLHNFIRGYNNDDIIFNEPDEDTPPDMDSFYHRGHPTTSELEAQRTLRDNIALQMWAAHHPNNPQ
- the LOC110012003 gene encoding uncharacterized protein LOC110012003 isoform X2: MDYTTLTVTCFRNKSTPEIHHRKLITEDLGGNWMNWKMWTLLELDRFHGDGNADQNDASHDECSIALPVLGQTWGMPSYLQNHQVDIVIACCTLHNFIRGYNNDDIIFNEPDEDTPPDMDSFYHRGHPTTSELEAQRTLRDNIALQMWAAHHPNNPQ